A genomic window from Dehalococcoidia bacterium includes:
- a CDS encoding FAD-dependent oxidoreductase — protein sequence MDFPTLRTDILILGGGGAGLFAALHAEHTDPRLAITVVAKGLVGQSGCTRMVQGGFNAVLDPADSLEAHFLDTLKGGAWLNDQELAWVLVSEAPQRIAELERIGCFFDRRPDGRIAQKPFAGQSFDRTVHKGDLTGIEVMTRLKERLLGTSVTLLDEHRALDLLPARDGGCGGALLLNIRTGQPLVALARVTIVATGGGARLYRISAPSLEKAGDGMAMCWRAGVVLQDMEMYQFHPTGIIAGPSVLTGAVLEEGLRGAGARLYNARGERFMARYDPQRMERSTRDIVARASYLEIQEGRGTPEGAVLLDASHLGAEFVERTFPGMAQRCREAGYDLARGPVPVSPTAHFHMGGARIDPWCHTNIPGLLVAGEDAGGVHGANRLGGNGIAESTVFGGRAGDCAAQEAGTRPEPSVSPSAVQEAWEQALAPFSCNGEESVFALRKALQDLMWEKAGVVRNAQGLQDALAGLNALEERLHRASVPPVREFNMAWQVWLDLRSMLTVSRLLVQSALLRTESRGSHYRTDFPQTNDQEWLRNILVQRTEGNASRFWTEPVRFTRLRPPGIGSEHI from the coding sequence GTGGACTTCCCTACCCTACGCACCGACATCCTTATTCTCGGTGGGGGCGGGGCGGGCCTGTTCGCCGCCCTGCACGCCGAGCACACAGACCCCCGCTTAGCCATTACCGTCGTGGCCAAGGGGCTGGTGGGGCAGAGCGGGTGCACCCGCATGGTGCAGGGGGGCTTCAACGCCGTCCTGGACCCCGCCGACTCCTTGGAGGCCCACTTCCTGGACACCCTCAAAGGCGGAGCGTGGCTCAACGACCAGGAGTTGGCCTGGGTGTTGGTGAGCGAGGCCCCCCAGCGCATCGCCGAGTTGGAGCGCATCGGGTGCTTTTTTGACCGCCGCCCCGATGGACGCATCGCCCAAAAGCCCTTCGCCGGCCAGAGTTTTGACCGCACCGTCCACAAAGGCGACCTGACGGGCATTGAGGTGATGACCCGCCTCAAGGAGCGCCTGCTGGGCACCTCTGTAACCCTGCTGGACGAACACCGTGCGTTGGACTTACTCCCCGCCCGAGACGGAGGGTGTGGGGGTGCCCTCTTGTTGAACATCCGCACGGGTCAGCCCCTGGTGGCCCTCGCCCGCGTCACCATTGTGGCAACGGGTGGGGGGGCACGTCTCTACCGCATCTCCGCCCCCTCTTTGGAGAAGGCGGGAGATGGCATGGCCATGTGCTGGCGGGCGGGGGTGGTGCTCCAAGACATGGAGATGTACCAGTTCCACCCCACAGGCATCATCGCTGGCCCCTCGGTGCTGACGGGGGCGGTGCTGGAGGAGGGCCTGCGGGGGGCAGGCGCACGCCTCTACAACGCCCGAGGCGAGCGCTTCATGGCCCGCTATGACCCCCAGAGGATGGAGCGCTCCACCCGGGACATCGTGGCGCGGGCCAGTTACCTGGAAATCCAAGAGGGGCGGGGCACCCCCGAAGGGGCAGTGCTCCTGGACGCCTCCCACCTGGGGGCGGAGTTCGTGGAGCGCACCTTCCCCGGCATGGCCCAGCGCTGTCGGGAGGCGGGGTATGACCTGGCACGGGGGCCGGTGCCCGTCTCCCCCACAGCCCACTTCCACATGGGCGGGGCGCGCATTGACCCCTGGTGCCACACCAACATCCCCGGCCTGCTGGTGGCCGGGGAGGACGCCGGCGGGGTTCACGGGGCCAACCGCCTGGGTGGCAACGGCATTGCCGAGTCCACCGTGTTCGGCGGGCGGGCGGGCGACTGCGCCGCCCAAGAGGCGGGCACCCGCCCTGAGCCTTCCGTGTCCCCCTCGGCAGTGCAAGAGGCGTGGGAGCAGGCCCTTGCCCCCTTCTCCTGCAACGGCGAGGAGTCGGTGTTCGCCCTGCGCAAAGCGTTGCAAGACCTGATGTGGGAGAAGGCGGGCGTGGTACGCAATGCCCAGGGCCTGCAGGACGCCCTGGCGGGCTTAAACGCGTTAGAGGAGCGCCTACACCGCGCTTCTGTGCCCCCTGTGCGGGAGTTCAACATGGCCTGGCAGGTGTGGCTGGATCTGCGCAGTATGTTGACGGTCTCGCGCCTGTTGGTGCAGAGCGCCCTCCTACGCACCGAGTCGCGCGGGAGCCACTACCGCACCGACTTCCCCCAGACGAACGACCAAGAGTGGCTCCGCAACATTTTGGTGCAGCGCACCGAGGGGAACGCCTCCCGCTTCTGGACGGAGCCTGTGCGTTTCACCCGCCTGCGCCCTCCCGGCATCGGCTCAGAGCACATCTAG